One genomic region from Cucumis melo cultivar AY chromosome 9, USDA_Cmelo_AY_1.0, whole genome shotgun sequence encodes:
- the LOC103501637 gene encoding enoyl-CoA delta isomerase 1, peroxisomal gives MCSLQRSGNIFILTLTGSGEHRFNPQLLDSIRSSLRQVRSDVESAVSTDSSSNFVLITTAEGKFFSNGYDIDWERTSMNQMILMDDKLKSVVSDLITLPMPTIAAVSGHASAAGFIFAMSHDYIVMRRDRGFLYMSELDIRRVIPQWFAVLVKSRIGSAAVRREVVLKAPKLTADKALELGIIDSAHDGAEETVAAAVRLGEDLVARKWDGHTYAGNRMELLSEVLNVIGARCSVAKL, from the coding sequence ATGTGTTCATTACAAAGAAGTGGTAATATTTTTATCCTAACCCTAACCGGTTCCGGTGAGCACAGATTCAATCCTCAGCTTCTAGATTCTATTCGATCCTCTCTTCGTCAAGTCCGCTCCGATGTTGAATCCGCCGTCTCCACCGACAGTTCCTCTAATTTTGTCCTAATTACCACCGCAGAAGGTAAATTCTTTTCCAATGGCTACGATATCGATTGGGAAAGAACCTCAATGAATCAAATGATTCTCATGGACGATAAATTGAAATCCGTCGTATCTGACCTAATCACGCTTCCGATGCCGACGATCGCTGCTGTTTCCGGCCACGCGTCGGCCGCCGGCTTTATTTTCGCGATGAGTCACGATTACATCGTGATGAGGAGAGATCGTGGATTTCTGTACATGAGCGAACTCGACATTCGTCGAGTGATTCCGCAATGGTTTGCGGTTTTGGTTAAAAGCAGAATCGGATCGGCGGCGGTTCGACGGGAGGTTGTTTTGAAAGCGCCGAAACTGACGGCGGATAAGGCTTTGGAATTGGGGATTATTGACTCTGCCCACGATGGCGCGGAGGAGACCGTTGCGGCTGCCGTGCGATTGGGGGAGGATTTGGTGGCGAGGAAATGGGACGGCCACACTTATGCCGGCAATCGGATGGAGCTGCTGTCTGAGGTTCTGAATGTCATCGGAGCACGTTGTTCCGTCGCAAAGCTTTGA